One region of Chryseobacterium sp. SORGH_AS_0447 genomic DNA includes:
- a CDS encoding HAMP domain-containing sensor histidine kinase: MKIATRTALIYALLTAGILFIFAYVVYFVSEKNRNDEFNDRLGYKIIWRAEFIFDADIDDYKIKRLHERNKKMLNEADISVYNSKKKLIFTDISPSSKNPYYLNRLIRTGKDKLTWQRRERQYMAFRYEFDGENYYIIGSAVDVTGLAHIREFREDIIVIYIISVLIIFVTGFLFSYYTLKPLKDIIIQIRDISEHNLHKRLVVPKAKDEIYELTETFNSTFNRLEKSFSNHRQFVTTISHEFRTPLSTMIAELELAKELNVTLEDYKLSINNALEDATHASQLSSALLDFARASYDASQISFTDLRVDEILADAKVDLLQKNQEYRIGIHYMDNLADKDESNYDFHGNPYLLKIAFLNLMENACKYSSDRSCFVEIEVHHQVLDIRFIDHGIGIDENDRDKIFDLFYRGANKNKEKGNGIGLSIVKRIIEMHQGMILLSSVPGKGSIFQVRFISDHKKSSLT, translated from the coding sequence ATGAAAATTGCTACCAGAACAGCCCTGATATACGCATTGCTTACCGCTGGCATCCTCTTTATTTTTGCCTACGTCGTTTATTTTGTATCCGAAAAGAACAGGAATGATGAATTTAATGACCGGTTAGGCTACAAAATCATCTGGAGGGCAGAATTTATTTTCGATGCCGATATTGATGATTATAAAATAAAAAGGCTCCACGAACGGAATAAAAAAATGCTGAATGAAGCCGATATCAGTGTTTATAACAGCAAAAAAAAGCTGATCTTTACAGACATCAGTCCAAGCTCGAAAAACCCGTATTATCTTAACCGCCTGATCAGGACAGGAAAGGATAAGCTCACCTGGCAGCGGAGAGAGCGGCAGTACATGGCTTTCAGGTATGAATTTGACGGTGAAAATTATTACATCATCGGAAGTGCCGTGGATGTAACGGGGCTAGCGCACATCCGGGAGTTCAGGGAAGATATTATCGTCATTTATATCATCTCCGTTCTCATCATCTTCGTTACCGGCTTTTTGTTTTCCTATTATACATTAAAGCCTCTGAAAGACATTATCATCCAGATCCGCGATATTTCAGAACACAACCTTCATAAAAGACTGGTGGTTCCCAAAGCGAAGGACGAAATTTATGAGCTTACCGAAACTTTTAATTCTACTTTTAACCGGCTGGAAAAATCCTTCAGCAACCATCGACAGTTTGTGACCACGATCTCCCACGAATTCCGGACACCGCTTTCCACTATGATCGCCGAACTGGAGCTTGCCAAAGAACTGAATGTAACGCTGGAAGATTATAAACTGTCCATTAACAATGCCCTTGAAGACGCCACCCATGCTTCCCAGCTTTCTTCTGCCCTGCTGGATTTTGCACGCGCGAGCTATGATGCATCCCAGATCAGCTTTACCGACCTCCGTGTTGATGAAATCCTGGCAGACGCCAAGGTAGATCTGCTTCAGAAAAATCAGGAATACAGAATAGGCATTCACTATATGGATAATCTGGCCGATAAGGATGAAAGCAATTATGATTTCCACGGAAACCCTTACCTGCTGAAAATAGCCTTTCTGAACCTCATGGAAAATGCCTGTAAATACTCATCGGACAGAAGCTGCTTCGTGGAGATTGAAGTTCACCACCAGGTTCTGGACATCCGCTTTATCGATCATGGTATCGGGATTGATGAAAACGACCGGGATAAAATTTTCGACCTTTTTTACCGCGGAGCCAATAAAAATAAGGAAAAAGGCAATGGCATCGGGTTATCGATCGTGAAAAGAATCATTGAAATGCATCAGGGAATGATTTTGCTCTCTTCCGTACCCGGTAAAGGAAGCATTTTCCAGGTACGTTTTATTTCTGACCATAAAAAAAGCAGCCTTACATAA
- a CDS encoding murein L,D-transpeptidase catalytic domain family protein: MKGIYSVLGIVYMITTSFYGSPEKAVMRNETNTKRIEKSVEMNSVKAEKTMSSSEELYHSITFEQGHELNPDVFFKAMTGFENLKKAGLLNPDSHLLTVCDFSMSSNTKRLWVIDMNEKKVLFNSLVAHGKNTGEEFATNFSNTESSLQSSLGFYITDATYQGDNGYSLKLLGMDKGFNDAAYRRAIVMHGADYVSDQFAATHKRIGRSWGCPAVPRELTQPIINTIKGRNLLFIYYPDQNYLSKSEWLKA; this comes from the coding sequence ATGAAAGGAATTTATAGCGTACTCGGTATTGTTTATATGATTACCACTTCATTCTACGGGTCTCCTGAAAAGGCCGTGATGAGAAATGAAACCAATACCAAAAGAATTGAAAAATCAGTTGAAATGAATTCTGTGAAAGCAGAAAAGACCATGTCTTCATCCGAAGAATTATACCACTCCATCACTTTTGAACAAGGCCACGAGCTTAATCCCGACGTTTTCTTTAAAGCCATGACAGGATTTGAAAACCTGAAAAAAGCAGGTCTTCTTAATCCGGATTCCCATCTGCTTACGGTATGCGATTTTTCCATGTCTTCCAATACCAAAAGACTTTGGGTAATTGATATGAATGAGAAAAAAGTGTTGTTCAACTCACTCGTAGCACACGGTAAAAATACAGGCGAAGAATTTGCGACGAATTTTTCTAACACGGAAAGTTCGTTGCAGAGCAGCTTAGGATTTTATATCACGGATGCTACTTACCAGGGGGACAACGGGTATTCTCTGAAACTCTTGGGAATGGACAAAGGATTTAATGATGCGGCTTACAGGAGAGCAATCGTAATGCACGGTGCCGATTATGTAAGCGATCAGTTTGCCGCTACGCACAAGAGAATTGGAAGAAGCTGGGGATGTCCGGCCGTTCCGAGGGAGCTTACCCAGCCGATCATCAATACGATCAAAGGAAGAAATCTTCTTTTCATCTATTATCCGGATCAGAACTATCTTTCCAAATCGGAGTGGCTGAAGGCATAA
- the msrB gene encoding peptide-methionine (R)-S-oxide reductase MsrB, which translates to MEHEAKNNPYYSRTDRTKLDIPNQEWRKILSPDLYAISREAATERPFTGKYNEFDQLGEYFCAVCGNHLFRSDAKFSSSCGWPSFFEADKEGVYYKRDTAFGMERVEVLCKRCDSHLGHVFDDGPRPTGLRYCMNSVSLEFIPDSEK; encoded by the coding sequence ATGGAACACGAAGCAAAAAACAATCCATACTATTCCCGGACAGACCGTACCAAACTGGATATTCCGAATCAGGAATGGAGAAAAATTCTTTCTCCTGATCTATACGCCATCTCCAGGGAAGCGGCTACGGAACGTCCCTTCACCGGAAAATATAACGAGTTTGATCAGTTAGGAGAGTATTTTTGTGCTGTTTGCGGAAACCATCTGTTTAGGTCGGATGCTAAATTTTCCAGCAGCTGCGGCTGGCCCAGTTTTTTTGAAGCGGATAAAGAAGGCGTATATTATAAAAGGGACACAGCATTTGGGATGGAAAGGGTAGAAGTGCTCTGCAAAAGATGCGATTCTCACCTTGGCCATGTCTTTGATGACGGCCCGCGACCTACCGGATTACGGTACTGCATGAACTCTGTAAGCCTTGAATTTATTCCAGATTCCGAAAAATAA
- a CDS encoding DUF445 domain-containing protein, translated as MNDEAKRKQLNKYKAFATGLFLLMAVIFVITTLLQKRMDSHWIGYVRAFSEAAMVGALADWFAVTALFRHPLGLPIPHTNLIENSKQQLGDNLGGFVVENFLSPQNIRPYIQKLKISNFVGEWLGKEKNQEILIRNISDIVLDILNKLDDAEVSQFISRKVSEMAGDIKLNKIVGNGITYITEKNDHQRMVTSLSSQIKNYILENSELIKERVRKGSYTFIPAFVDNKIAEKVTTGLSDFFAEIEADPKHEIRDLITKRIQEFSRNLAEDPKWEQEFTTIKNDLLLPEKLNEYSRDIWASIKKTVTEELQQEQSSLKTYLSKNLNEFALNLNTNETLQAKIDNWVRVTAYKYILKNTHQFGNLISSTVGNWQGKELSEKLELEVGKDLQFIRVNGTIVGGLVGLIIYTVAHFFI; from the coding sequence ATGAATGATGAAGCAAAGAGAAAACAACTGAATAAATACAAGGCCTTCGCCACCGGGCTGTTCCTTCTGATGGCCGTTATTTTTGTTATTACCACTCTTCTACAGAAGCGTATGGATTCCCATTGGATCGGCTATGTCCGCGCTTTTTCCGAAGCCGCCATGGTGGGTGCACTTGCCGACTGGTTTGCCGTAACCGCTCTGTTCCGCCATCCGCTGGGACTTCCGATCCCGCATACCAACCTTATTGAAAACAGCAAGCAGCAGTTGGGTGATAACCTGGGTGGATTTGTAGTAGAAAACTTCCTGTCTCCCCAAAACATCCGCCCGTACATTCAGAAGCTGAAAATTTCAAATTTTGTCGGGGAATGGCTGGGAAAAGAAAAAAACCAGGAAATCCTGATCCGGAATATTTCAGACATTGTCCTTGACATCCTGAATAAGCTTGATGATGCGGAGGTGAGCCAGTTTATCAGCCGGAAAGTCTCTGAAATGGCAGGTGACATCAAACTCAATAAAATTGTAGGCAATGGGATTACCTATATCACGGAGAAGAATGACCATCAGCGGATGGTCACCAGCTTGTCTTCACAGATCAAAAATTACATTCTTGAAAACAGCGAGCTGATTAAAGAACGTGTCCGGAAAGGCAGTTACACCTTTATCCCAGCTTTTGTCGATAATAAGATTGCCGAAAAGGTCACTACCGGTCTTTCCGACTTTTTTGCCGAAATAGAAGCAGATCCTAAGCACGAAATAAGAGATCTGATTACGAAAAGGATTCAGGAATTCTCCCGGAATCTGGCTGAAGACCCAAAATGGGAACAGGAATTTACCACCATTAAAAATGACCTTCTGCTGCCGGAAAAATTAAATGAATATTCCCGGGACATCTGGGCTTCCATCAAAAAAACCGTCACGGAAGAACTTCAGCAGGAGCAGTCTTCCCTGAAAACCTATCTTTCCAAAAACCTGAACGAGTTTGCCCTGAATTTAAATACCAATGAAACGCTGCAGGCTAAAATTGACAACTGGGTCCGCGTAACGGCTTATAAATACATCCTGAAAAACACCCATCAGTTTGGGAACCTCATCAGCTCGACCGTCGGAAACTGGCAGGGAAAGGAATTGAGCGAGAAGCTGGAGCTGGAAGTCGGGAAAGACCTGCAATTCATCCGGGTAAACGGGACCATTGTCGGCGGGCTGGTCGGATTGATTATTTATACAGTGGCGCATTTTTTTATATGA
- a CDS encoding quinone-dependent dihydroorotate dehydrogenase, which translates to MYKSLIRPILFRFDPEAVHHFTFSMLKNFGFLTKLFLPKPIEDKRLEREVFGLKFKNPVGLAAGFDKNAVLFNELADLGFGFVEIGTVTPKAQAGNPKKRLFRLIEDGGIINRMGFNNDGLEAAIEKLKGNKGKIIIGGNIGKNTDTTPEQYTNDYLHCFEGLHPHVDYFVLNVSCPNVGSHAKLEDVEYLRELITEVKKINLSKSVQKPILLKIAPDLNDRQLDEIIDLIAETKIDGVIVSNTSVNREGLKTSPEVLAQIGNGGLSGKPIRERSTRMIRYLSEKSNRAFPIIGVGGIHSAKDAIEKLDAGASLVQLYTGFIYEGPELINDINREVLKRASRLPR; encoded by the coding sequence ATGTACAAATCGCTGATCCGCCCGATCCTTTTCAGATTCGATCCTGAAGCCGTGCATCATTTTACCTTCTCGATGCTTAAGAATTTCGGCTTTCTGACTAAATTGTTTTTACCGAAACCCATTGAAGACAAACGTCTTGAAAGAGAAGTCTTCGGACTGAAGTTCAAAAATCCGGTCGGACTTGCTGCCGGGTTCGATAAAAATGCGGTGCTGTTCAATGAACTGGCAGATCTTGGGTTCGGATTCGTGGAAATCGGTACGGTGACGCCGAAGGCACAGGCCGGGAATCCTAAAAAAAGGCTGTTCCGGCTTATCGAAGACGGCGGGATCATCAACCGGATGGGATTCAATAACGACGGACTGGAAGCAGCTATTGAAAAGCTGAAAGGAAACAAAGGCAAAATCATCATCGGTGGAAACATCGGAAAAAATACGGATACGACTCCGGAACAGTACACCAACGATTACCTCCATTGCTTTGAAGGCCTGCATCCGCATGTCGATTATTTTGTGCTCAACGTAAGCTGTCCGAATGTGGGAAGCCATGCCAAGCTGGAAGATGTGGAATACCTGCGTGAGCTGATTACCGAAGTTAAAAAGATCAACCTTTCCAAAAGCGTTCAGAAACCGATTCTTTTAAAAATCGCTCCTGACCTTAATGATCGTCAGCTCGATGAGATCATTGACCTGATCGCAGAAACGAAAATCGACGGCGTTATTGTGTCCAACACTTCCGTAAACCGGGAAGGACTGAAAACGTCACCGGAAGTCCTGGCGCAGATCGGCAACGGCGGCCTGAGCGGGAAACCGATCCGTGAACGCAGTACCCGCATGATCCGCTATCTTTCCGAGAAAAGCAACCGTGCTTTCCCAATCATCGGCGTAGGCGGGATCCATTCCGCAAAAGATGCCATCGAAAAACTGGATGCCGGCGCAAGCCTGGTGCAGTTGTATACTGGTTTCATTTACGAAGGCCCGGAACTCATCAACGATATCAACCGGGAAGTCCTTAAAAGAGCAAGCCGTTTACCGAGATAG
- a CDS encoding pseudouridine synthase — protein sequence MLEILYRDEHLIAINKPSGLLVHKSFYAGTADTYAVQELKNQIGQKVYPVHRLDRKTSGVLLFTLDKETLRAMSEQFATREVEKKYIAILRGWTKEEETIDYDLINENEVKQNAVTYYRRLQTSEIALPFLKHQTSRYCLVEAIPETGRFHQLRKHFKHILHPILGCRKHGCNKQNKLLLQTFNMTRMPLHAYQLTFNHPVSNERITVTATIDEEFKEAGDLLGLDLNAYVKNH from the coding sequence ATGCTAGAAATCCTTTACCGTGACGAACATCTTATTGCCATCAACAAACCCAGCGGACTGCTTGTTCATAAATCCTTTTATGCAGGAACAGCAGATACCTATGCTGTTCAGGAACTAAAGAATCAGATCGGGCAGAAAGTATATCCGGTACACCGTCTGGACCGGAAAACTTCAGGTGTTTTGCTGTTTACTTTAGATAAGGAAACGCTGAGGGCAATGAGTGAGCAGTTTGCCACAAGGGAAGTCGAAAAGAAATACATCGCCATTCTCCGGGGCTGGACGAAAGAAGAAGAAACAATCGACTATGATTTGATTAATGAAAATGAAGTAAAGCAAAATGCTGTGACTTACTATCGCCGCTTACAGACTTCGGAGATCGCTTTACCTTTTTTAAAACATCAGACTTCCCGGTATTGTTTGGTGGAAGCCATTCCTGAAACGGGAAGGTTTCATCAGTTGAGAAAACATTTTAAGCATATTCTGCATCCGATCTTAGGTTGCCGCAAACACGGTTGCAACAAGCAGAACAAATTGTTGCTGCAGACTTTTAACATGACCCGAATGCCACTTCATGCCTATCAGCTTACTTTCAATCATCCTGTTTCTAACGAAAGAATTACCGTAACCGCCACTATAGACGAAGAGTTTAAAGAAGCGGGTGATCTCCTCGGGCTTGACCTGAATGCGTATGTAAAGAATCATTAA
- a CDS encoding esterase family protein, which produces MKRPVFLTIILLLLTHFLSAQEIPAGKVVTTYITAKTLENKAGENPKRRISVYLPPDYESSSKRYPVIYFLHGFFWSDSLLVSNDKINRIFDRAIHLKKIKPVIVVMPDESTVFKGSFYANSKSSGNWSDFTSKELVDVIDRQYRTIPNKASRGIAGHSMGGNGALRNAILHPETFSSVYALSPGVLDARYFVLTEIDAYKNTAGIKELKDLSKPSNTGATILFAIARAYNGNSSKPPFFADLPFAFDGEHIKVNPDVLEELRNNSVSELPFTHYENLRKLKAIKLDWGRNDEFRHIPVTCRNFSQTLELLKVKHEAEEYIGTHGSEVSRENGRIENSLLPFFNINLTFEE; this is translated from the coding sequence ATGAAAAGACCGGTTTTTCTTACGATTATTTTACTGCTGCTTACCCATTTCTTATCAGCCCAGGAAATTCCGGCAGGTAAAGTGGTCACTACATACATCACGGCAAAAACCCTGGAAAACAAAGCCGGGGAAAATCCAAAACGAAGGATTTCGGTGTATTTGCCGCCGGACTATGAAAGTTCCTCCAAGCGGTATCCGGTCATTTATTTTTTACATGGCTTTTTCTGGAGCGACAGCCTGCTGGTAAGCAATGACAAAATCAACCGGATTTTCGATCGGGCCATTCATCTGAAAAAAATTAAACCTGTTATTGTCGTGATGCCGGACGAAAGCACGGTTTTCAAAGGGAGTTTCTATGCCAATTCGAAGTCCTCCGGCAACTGGTCGGATTTTACGTCAAAAGAACTGGTGGATGTTATCGACCGCCAGTACCGGACCATCCCCAATAAGGCCAGCCGCGGGATTGCAGGTCATTCAATGGGGGGAAATGGTGCTTTGCGGAATGCCATCCTCCACCCTGAAACATTTTCCTCCGTTTATGCGCTTTCTCCTGGTGTTCTGGATGCAAGGTATTTTGTACTTACCGAAATCGATGCCTATAAAAATACGGCCGGGATCAAAGAATTAAAGGATCTTTCAAAACCTTCAAATACCGGAGCAACCATTCTTTTTGCCATTGCCAGAGCCTACAACGGAAACAGCAGCAAGCCTCCGTTTTTTGCCGACCTGCCGTTTGCCTTTGACGGAGAACATATAAAGGTAAACCCGGACGTTTTGGAAGAGTTGAGAAACAATTCCGTTTCAGAACTGCCTTTCACCCATTATGAAAACCTCAGAAAATTAAAAGCCATCAAACTCGATTGGGGAAGGAATGACGAATTCAGGCACATCCCGGTTACCTGCAGAAATTTCAGCCAGACCCTCGAACTGCTCAAGGTAAAGCATGAAGCCGAAGAATACATCGGAACCCACGGAAGCGAAGTCAGCAGGGAAAACGGGAGGATAGAGAACAGCTTGTTGCCGTTTTTCAATATCAACCTTACGTTTGAAGAATAA
- a CDS encoding glycine--tRNA ligase, whose protein sequence is MAKQEDVFKKVISHAKEYGFIFPSSEIYDGLSAVYDYGQNGAELKNNIKQYWWKAMVQLHENIVGIDSAILMHPTTWKASGHVDAFNDPLIDNKDSKKRFRADVLVEDYCAKIEDKENKEIEKAAKRFGEAFDKDQFVATNPKVLEYRAKREAILSRLAKSLENEDLADVKALIEELEIADPDTGSKNWTEVRQFNLMFGTKLGASADSAMDLYLRPETAQGIFVNFLNVQKTSRHKLPFGIAQIGKAFRNEIVARQFIFRMREFEQMEMQFFVAPGTELEFYEQWKQKRLNWHLALGLGDNNYRFHDHEKLAHYANAAADIEFNFPFGFKELEGIHSRTDFDLKAHEEFSGRKLQFFDPERNENYVPYVVETSVGLDRLFLALFSHCLRDETLEDGSERTVLSLPPALAPIKAAILPLMKKDGLAEYAEQIFNDLKYDFNLFYEEKDAIGKRYRRQDAIGTPYCITIDHDSLTDHTVTIRDRDTMQQERVPVSELRRIIDEKTSFRNLLSKI, encoded by the coding sequence ATGGCAAAGCAAGAAGATGTTTTCAAGAAAGTGATTTCTCACGCTAAAGAATACGGTTTTATTTTCCCTTCGAGTGAGATCTACGACGGTTTATCCGCTGTTTATGATTATGGACAGAACGGTGCCGAACTTAAAAATAATATCAAGCAGTACTGGTGGAAAGCAATGGTACAGCTGCATGAAAATATTGTGGGTATTGATTCGGCCATCCTGATGCACCCGACGACCTGGAAAGCATCCGGCCACGTAGATGCTTTCAACGATCCGCTGATTGATAACAAAGATTCCAAGAAGCGTTTTAGAGCAGACGTTTTAGTGGAAGACTACTGTGCTAAAATTGAAGATAAAGAGAACAAGGAAATTGAAAAGGCAGCCAAAAGATTCGGTGAAGCTTTCGATAAAGACCAGTTTGTCGCTACCAATCCTAAAGTATTGGAGTATAGAGCCAAAAGAGAAGCCATTCTTTCCCGACTGGCAAAATCCCTGGAAAACGAAGACCTTGCTGATGTAAAAGCGTTAATCGAAGAGCTGGAAATTGCCGATCCCGATACCGGTTCCAAAAACTGGACGGAGGTGAGACAGTTTAACCTGATGTTCGGGACGAAGCTGGGTGCTTCCGCGGATTCTGCGATGGACCTATATTTGAGACCGGAAACCGCACAGGGTATTTTCGTTAATTTCTTAAATGTACAGAAAACTTCCCGCCATAAACTTCCTTTCGGGATTGCCCAGATCGGAAAAGCCTTCAGAAATGAGATCGTGGCCAGACAGTTCATCTTCAGGATGCGTGAATTCGAACAGATGGAAATGCAGTTTTTCGTTGCACCGGGAACCGAACTGGAATTCTACGAACAATGGAAACAGAAACGTCTGAACTGGCATTTGGCTCTGGGGTTGGGTGATAACAATTACCGATTCCATGATCACGAGAAGCTGGCGCATTATGCTAATGCAGCGGCTGATATCGAATTCAACTTTCCATTCGGTTTCAAAGAGCTTGAAGGGATCCACTCCAGAACGGATTTTGACCTTAAAGCACACGAGGAATTCTCCGGCAGAAAGCTTCAGTTCTTCGATCCGGAAAGAAACGAAAACTATGTTCCGTATGTGGTGGAAACTTCTGTTGGACTAGACAGATTGTTCCTTGCTTTATTCTCCCACTGCCTGAGAGATGAAACCCTGGAAGACGGTTCGGAAAGAACGGTTCTTTCTTTACCTCCTGCTTTGGCACCAATTAAAGCGGCCATCCTTCCGTTGATGAAAAAAGACGGTTTGGCAGAATATGCAGAACAGATCTTCAATGACCTGAAATACGATTTCAATTTATTCTACGAAGAAAAAGATGCAATCGGAAAGCGTTACAGAAGGCAGGATGCGATCGGTACCCCTTACTGTATCACGATCGACCACGATTCTTTAACGGATCATACGGTAACGATCAGAGACCGGGATACGATGCAGCAGGAAAGAGTTCCCGTTTCGGAACTGCGAAGAATTATCGACGAGAAAACAAGTTTTAGAAACTTACTTTCAAAAATATAA
- a CDS encoding serine hydrolase: protein MTILIYLATFIIIALALFYILGYGYLFNGISKTYLRGKMSANIDDGKLFSANLIDTESPVLWEEAPEYNKKELPKTIADDLRRSETASFIVVKDGKLLHEQYWKGYHALSATNSFSMAKAVTVMLLGKALEEGKIGSINDKFSDYFEEFKNKDFAQNLTLKHLAQMESGLDWDEDYKNPFLPNARAYYGRSLMKATFSRKFKSNPGERFEYQSGSTQLLGFAVRKAVGQSLASYLSEKFWIPLGMEQNATWSTDENGMEKTYCCIHSNARDFAKLGQLFLDNGKVGDKQLLNTDFINLMKEPTKNSDEIYGMGFWINNDNPIKHYYFLGLQGQYIIMVPEHNMVIVRTGSYNNLPKTDRGRPDQVRFLVNETVNFFSGNE from the coding sequence ATGACCATTCTTATTTATCTGGCGACCTTCATTATCATTGCCCTGGCCCTTTTCTATATTCTGGGATACGGATATCTTTTTAACGGAATCTCAAAAACCTATTTAAGAGGAAAGATGAGCGCAAACATAGATGACGGAAAATTGTTTTCCGCCAACCTTATCGACACAGAATCGCCGGTGCTTTGGGAAGAAGCTCCGGAATACAATAAAAAGGAGCTGCCTAAGACCATTGCCGATGATCTTCGCCGTTCTGAAACCGCTTCTTTCATTGTAGTGAAAGACGGAAAATTGCTTCACGAACAATACTGGAAAGGCTATCATGCCCTGTCTGCCACCAATTCTTTTTCCATGGCAAAAGCCGTAACGGTCATGCTTCTGGGAAAAGCCCTTGAAGAAGGAAAGATCGGCAGTATCAATGATAAATTTTCGGATTATTTTGAAGAATTTAAAAATAAAGATTTTGCACAGAACCTAACGCTGAAACATCTGGCTCAGATGGAATCCGGTCTGGACTGGGATGAAGATTATAAGAATCCATTTCTTCCCAATGCCAGAGCTTATTACGGAAGAAGCCTGATGAAAGCTACTTTTTCAAGAAAATTCAAATCCAATCCGGGTGAAAGGTTTGAATACCAAAGCGGATCGACCCAGCTTTTAGGTTTTGCCGTAAGAAAAGCCGTGGGACAATCGTTGGCCAGTTATCTTTCTGAGAAATTCTGGATCCCGCTGGGTATGGAACAGAATGCTACCTGGAGCACGGATGAAAACGGTATGGAAAAAACCTATTGTTGCATCCACTCCAATGCACGCGACTTCGCAAAATTGGGACAATTGTTTTTAGACAACGGAAAAGTTGGTGACAAGCAGCTTCTGAACACTGATTTTATCAATCTGATGAAAGAGCCAACGAAAAATTCCGATGAAATTTACGGTATGGGCTTCTGGATCAATAACGACAATCCGATTAAGCATTATTATTTCCTTGGTCTTCAGGGCCAGTATATCATCATGGTACCGGAGCACAATATGGTGATCGTAAGAACCGGAAGCTACAACAACCTCCCGAAAACCGACAGAGGTAGGCCGGATCAGGTAAGGTTCCTGGTGAATGAAACGGTGAATTTTTTTAGCGGGAATGAATGA